Proteins encoded within one genomic window of Sphingomonas cannabina:
- a CDS encoding HK97 family phage prohead protease has protein sequence MGGLRFAGYAAVFDAPDRGGDVVRRGAFDATARPVPLLWQHQGSPIGVIEALGEDARGLRVIGRIDEPRLAAAVRAGAVDGLSFGYRVRGCREGARRELTALELVEVSLVAEPMQRLARVHAVVEDFPTPSASQASETETV, from the coding sequence GTGGGTGGACTGAGGTTCGCGGGCTATGCCGCGGTGTTCGACGCGCCCGACCGGGGCGGCGACGTGGTGCGGCGCGGGGCGTTCGACGCGACGGCGCGGCCGGTGCCGCTACTGTGGCAGCATCAGGGTTCGCCGATCGGGGTGATCGAGGCGCTGGGCGAGGATGCGCGGGGGCTTCGGGTGATCGGGCGGATCGATGAGCCGCGGCTGGCGGCGGCGGTGCGCGCGGGAGCGGTGGACGGGCTGTCGTTCGGCTATCGCGTGCGCGGCTGCCGGGAGGGCGCGCGGCGCGAATTGACCGCACTGGAGCTCGTCGAGGTGAGCCTGGTGGCCGAGCCGATGCAGCGGCTGGCGCGGGTCCACGCCGTTGTGGAGGATTTTCCCACTCCGTCTGCGTCCCAAGCCTCCGAAACGGAGACTGTTTGA
- a CDS encoding DNA-packaging protein, which yields MREALADLPEDEQVRVLAALSDPQARELERRWTMWRRDEQHEPPGDWRVWMIRAGRGFGKTRTGAEWVSELARRDRSARIALVGATFDEVRRVMIEGKSGLIAVARDGETIDWRPTAGEILFSSGARAFVYSAEAPEALRGPEHHFAWCDELGKWRQRGELAWDNLVMGMRLGERPRVLVTTTPRPTRLMRRVMALPDIAQTVGSTRDNPHLPQSFVEAVTAEYGGTRLGRQELDGEMIDDVAGALWTRALLEASRVRRRPEVTRVVVGVDPPAGIDGDACGIVAVALGADGIGYVLEDASVAGASPGEWAAAVAGCVARHGADRVIAEKNNGGEMVRSVLTGADAALPLTLVHASRGKSARAEPVAALYENGKVRHVGAFPALEDELCGLTAGGGYEGPGRSPDRADALVWAMTELMLGRRGEARVRGLG from the coding sequence CTGCGCGAAGCCCTGGCCGACCTGCCCGAGGACGAGCAGGTGCGGGTGCTGGCCGCGCTCAGCGACCCGCAGGCGCGCGAGCTCGAGCGGCGCTGGACGATGTGGCGCCGCGACGAGCAGCACGAGCCGCCCGGCGACTGGCGCGTGTGGATGATCCGCGCCGGACGCGGCTTTGGAAAGACGCGGACCGGGGCGGAATGGGTGAGTGAGCTGGCCCGCCGCGATCGCTCCGCGCGGATCGCGCTGGTCGGCGCGACCTTCGACGAGGTGCGCCGGGTGATGATCGAGGGCAAGAGCGGCCTGATCGCGGTCGCCCGCGACGGCGAGACGATCGACTGGCGGCCGACCGCGGGCGAGATCTTGTTCTCCTCGGGCGCCCGCGCCTTCGTCTATTCGGCCGAGGCGCCCGAGGCGCTGCGCGGGCCCGAGCATCATTTCGCCTGGTGCGACGAGCTCGGCAAATGGCGGCAGCGCGGCGAGCTGGCGTGGGACAATCTGGTGATGGGGATGCGGCTGGGCGAGCGGCCGCGCGTGCTGGTGACGACCACGCCGCGGCCGACGCGACTGATGCGGCGGGTGATGGCGCTGCCGGACATCGCGCAGACGGTGGGGAGCACGCGCGACAACCCGCATCTGCCCCAGAGCTTCGTCGAGGCGGTGACGGCGGAATATGGCGGCACGCGGCTGGGGCGGCAGGAGCTGGACGGCGAGATGATCGACGACGTCGCCGGCGCGCTGTGGACGCGCGCGCTGCTGGAGGCGTCTCGGGTGCGCAGGCGGCCGGAGGTGACGCGGGTGGTGGTTGGCGTCGATCCGCCGGCGGGGATCGACGGCGATGCGTGCGGGATCGTGGCGGTGGCGCTGGGCGCGGACGGGATCGGTTACGTGCTAGAGGATGCTAGCGTCGCGGGCGCCTCGCCCGGCGAATGGGCGGCGGCGGTGGCGGGTTGCGTGGCGCGGCATGGCGCCGACCGGGTGATCGCCGAGAAGAACAACGGCGGGGAGATGGTGCGCAGCGTGCTGACGGGTGCGGATGCGGCATTGCCGCTGACGCTGGTCCACGCGAGCCGGGGGAAGAGCGCGCGGGCCGAGCCGGTGGCGGCGCTCTACGAGAATGGGAAGGTTAGGCACGTCGGGGCGTTTCCGGCGCTCGAGGACGAGCTGTGCGGGCTGACAGCCGGGGGTGGCTACGAAGGGCCGGGGCGGTCGCCGGATCGGGCGGATGCGCTGGTGTGGGCGATGACGGAGCTGATGCTCGGGCGGCGGGGGGAGGCTCGGGTGCGGGGGTTGGGGTGA
- a CDS encoding DUF6127 family protein: protein MSSAAVLAQLMAQAAGDGADLSTLRAIAEEAGELGAGRALKRLGLADEDAAADMAELRELLRAWRDAKRSAVKAVVGWVVRMLLALVLVGLAVKLGFGAWVD, encoded by the coding sequence ATGAGCAGCGCGGCGGTGCTGGCGCAGCTGATGGCGCAGGCGGCGGGCGACGGGGCGGACCTGTCGACGCTGCGCGCGATCGCCGAGGAGGCGGGCGAGCTCGGCGCGGGTCGGGCGCTCAAGCGGCTGGGGCTGGCGGATGAGGATGCGGCGGCGGACATGGCGGAGCTGCGCGAGCTGCTGCGCGCCTGGCGGGATGCCAAAAGATCCGCGGTGAAGGCGGTGGTCGGTTGGGTGGTGCGGATGCTGCTCGCGCTGGTGCTGGTGGGGCTGGCAGTGAAGCTGGGGTTCGGCGCGTGGGTGGACTGA
- a CDS encoding NAD(P) transhydrogenase subunit alpha: protein MDFISILSIFVLACFVGYYVVWSVTPALHTPLMAVTNAISSVIVVGALIASAAAGSATSKWLGLAAVVLASVNIFGGFAVTERMLAMYKKKDRPAAKH from the coding sequence ATGGACTTCATCTCGATCCTGTCGATCTTCGTGCTGGCCTGCTTCGTCGGCTATTACGTCGTCTGGTCAGTGACGCCGGCGCTGCACACGCCGCTGATGGCGGTGACCAATGCGATTTCCTCGGTGATCGTCGTCGGCGCGCTGATCGCCAGCGCGGCGGCGGGATCGGCCACCTCGAAATGGCTGGGCCTCGCGGCCGTCGTGCTGGCGAGCGTCAACATCTTCGGCGGCTTCGCGGTCACCGAGCGGATGCTGGCGATGTACAAGAAGAAGGACCGGCCGGCGGCCAAGCATTGA
- the dapF gene encoding diaminopimelate epimerase, whose protein sequence is MRFTFVKCHGSGNDFPLIDARAIELSDTEWAAVARALADRRGPVGGDGLLLLTPGNKVAKFGQRMFNSDGSEAATCLNGLRCVARAGFEALGIDAATVQLMRSTAEVERVAELAPGVVTVRTRVGPASLAPGDVGLRVDAPVIEATIPGLPNARAFTAVAMPNPHLVAFVDKVDERELVSLGWWCEAGPELLADRANVSFVEVRGSDLYVRTFERGVGLTDACGSAMAASTYAAGLTGRVPFGREITVFNPGGMVRAAAGEDGMVTIAGNATFEWDGEVEVDLATATASGLTVTRRREDEVAAWESAKPI, encoded by the coding sequence ATGAGATTCACGTTCGTCAAATGCCACGGATCGGGGAATGATTTTCCCTTGATCGACGCCCGCGCGATCGAATTGAGCGACACCGAGTGGGCAGCGGTAGCGCGGGCGCTCGCCGACCGGCGGGGACCGGTGGGCGGCGATGGACTTTTGCTGCTGACACCCGGTAATAAAGTTGCGAAATTCGGGCAAAGAATGTTCAATTCTGATGGGTCCGAGGCGGCGACCTGTTTGAACGGGCTGAGGTGCGTGGCGCGGGCAGGGTTCGAGGCGTTGGGAATCGATGCCGCGACCGTTCAGCTGATGCGGTCGACCGCCGAGGTCGAGCGGGTGGCGGAGCTGGCGCCCGGGGTGGTGACGGTGCGCACGCGGGTGGGGCCGGCTTCGCTGGCGCCGGGCGACGTCGGGCTGAGGGTCGACGCGCCGGTGATCGAGGCGACGATTCCGGGACTGCCCAACGCGCGCGCCTTCACCGCGGTGGCGATGCCCAACCCGCATCTCGTGGCCTTCGTCGACAAGGTCGACGAGCGCGAGCTGGTGTCGCTCGGCTGGTGGTGCGAGGCGGGGCCGGAGCTGCTCGCCGACCGCGCCAACGTGTCCTTCGTCGAGGTGCGGGGAAGCGACCTCTACGTGCGCACCTTCGAGCGTGGGGTCGGCCTGACCGACGCCTGCGGCAGCGCGATGGCGGCGTCGACCTATGCCGCGGGCCTGACCGGCCGTGTGCCGTTCGGGCGCGAGATCACCGTGTTCAATCCGGGCGGGATGGTGCGCGCCGCAGCGGGCGAGGACGGCATGGTGACGATCGCGGGCAACGCCACCTTCGAATGGGACGGCGAGGTGGAGGTCGACCTCGCCACCGCCACCGCGTCCGGCCTCACCGTGACGCGGCGACGCGAGGACGAAGTGGCCGCCTGGGAAAGCGCCAAACCAATTTAA
- a CDS encoding NAD(P)(+) transhydrogenase (Re/Si-specific) subunit beta, protein MEHAAPVNPWVALAYLVAGVCFILALRGLSSPESSRRGNRFGMIGMGLAVVTTLVTHEIASLPEIAVAILIGGGIGFVVARRIAMTAMPQLVAAFHSLVGMAAVLVAAAAFLNPEAFGIVGADGAILPVSRIEMGLGVAIGAITFSGSVIAFLKLNGNMSGKPILLPARHVINLGVLAGILGLIGYFTQDQAPWVFWTATALAFAIGFLLIIPIGGADMPVVVSMLNSYSGWAAAAMGFTLHNTAMIITGALVGSSGAILSYIMCRAMNRSFLSVIAGGFGGGDAAAVGGGAAIDRPWKRGSAEDAAFLMSQAEQVIIVPGYGMAVAQAQHVLREMADKLKEEGVRVKYAIHPVAGRMPGHMNVLLAEANVPYDEVFELEDINSEFAQTDVAFVIGANDVTNPAAKTDKSSPIYGMPVLDVEKAKTVLFVKRSMGGVGYAGVDNEVFYRDNTMMLLADAKKMVEEIVKALG, encoded by the coding sequence ATGGAACACGCAGCACCGGTGAACCCTTGGGTGGCCCTGGCCTATCTCGTCGCCGGCGTGTGCTTCATCCTGGCACTCCGCGGGCTCTCCTCGCCCGAGAGCAGCCGTCGCGGCAACCGGTTCGGCATGATCGGCATGGGCCTGGCGGTGGTGACCACGCTCGTCACCCACGAGATCGCGAGCTTGCCCGAGATCGCGGTCGCCATCCTGATCGGCGGCGGCATCGGCTTCGTCGTCGCGCGGCGGATCGCGATGACGGCGATGCCGCAGCTCGTCGCCGCCTTCCACAGCCTCGTCGGCATGGCCGCGGTGCTGGTGGCGGCAGCCGCCTTCCTCAATCCGGAGGCGTTCGGGATCGTCGGCGCCGACGGCGCGATCCTGCCGGTCAGCCGGATCGAGATGGGTCTCGGCGTCGCGATCGGCGCGATCACCTTCTCCGGCTCGGTGATCGCGTTCCTGAAGCTCAACGGCAACATGTCGGGCAAGCCGATCCTGCTGCCCGCGCGCCACGTCATCAATCTCGGCGTGCTCGCCGGTATCCTCGGGTTGATCGGCTATTTCACGCAGGACCAGGCGCCCTGGGTGTTCTGGACGGCGACCGCACTCGCCTTTGCGATCGGCTTCCTGCTGATCATCCCGATCGGCGGCGCGGACATGCCGGTCGTGGTCTCCATGCTCAACAGCTATTCGGGCTGGGCGGCGGCGGCGATGGGATTCACGCTGCACAACACCGCGATGATCATCACCGGCGCGCTGGTGGGCAGCTCGGGCGCGATCCTCTCCTACATCATGTGCCGGGCGATGAACCGCAGCTTCCTCTCGGTGATCGCGGGCGGCTTCGGCGGCGGCGACGCGGCGGCCGTCGGCGGCGGCGCGGCGATCGACCGGCCGTGGAAGCGCGGCTCGGCCGAGGACGCGGCTTTCCTGATGAGCCAGGCCGAGCAGGTGATCATCGTCCCCGGCTACGGCATGGCGGTGGCGCAGGCGCAGCACGTGCTGCGCGAGATGGCCGACAAGCTCAAGGAAGAAGGGGTGCGCGTCAAATATGCGATCCATCCCGTCGCCGGGCGCATGCCGGGGCACATGAACGTGCTGCTGGCCGAGGCCAACGTCCCCTATGACGAGGTGTTCGAGCTCGAGGACATCAATTCCGAGTTCGCGCAGACCGACGTCGCCTTCGTGATCGGCGCCAACGACGTCACCAATCCCGCGGCCAAGACCGACAAGTCGTCGCCGATCTACGGCATGCCGGTGCTCGACGTCGAAAAGGCCAAGACCGTGCTGTTCGTGAAGCGCAGCATGGGCGGCGTCGGCTATGCCGGCGTCGACAACGAAGTGTTCTACCGCGACAACACGATGATGCTGCTCGCCGACGCCAAGAAGATGGTCGAAGAGATCGTCAAGGCGCTCGGTTGA
- a CDS encoding helix-turn-helix domain-containing protein, which produces MITAIREVRRAKGMTLEDVARACVPPTTAQTIGRLETGTRTVSVAWLNRIAAALGVDASDLVTLPDRPDVAVAAELGADGVHAPRRPATVVPPRPAPEMVAVTVANGVGDYRAGDEIWCERLAPDAFGQALNRDVLVPRPAGRFLFGRLIGREEGKLHLLPLGAGQRQQVVADPPWLARAVRLVRSL; this is translated from the coding sequence ATGATCACCGCCATCCGCGAAGTCCGCCGCGCCAAGGGAATGACGCTCGAGGACGTCGCCAGGGCGTGCGTGCCGCCGACGACCGCGCAGACGATCGGCCGGCTGGAGACGGGGACCCGCACCGTCTCGGTCGCCTGGCTCAATCGCATCGCCGCCGCGCTCGGCGTCGACGCGAGCGATCTGGTGACACTTCCCGACCGCCCTGACGTTGCGGTGGCGGCCGAACTCGGCGCCGACGGTGTCCACGCGCCCCGTCGCCCCGCCACAGTCGTTCCGCCGCGGCCGGCGCCGGAGATGGTTGCAGTCACGGTTGCCAACGGAGTCGGCGATTATCGCGCAGGTGATGAGATCTGGTGCGAACGGCTTGCGCCCGATGCCTTCGGCCAGGCGCTCAACCGCGACGTGCTGGTGCCCCGCCCCGCCGGCCGCTTCCTGTTCGGCCGCCTGATCGGTCGGGAGGAAGGCAAGCTCCATCTGCTCCCGCTCGGCGCCGGTCAGCGGCAGCAGGTCGTCGCCGATCCGCCCTGGCTTGCCCGGGCGGTGCGGCTGGTCCGGAGCCTCTAG
- a CDS encoding helix-turn-helix domain-containing protein encodes MSESDAPDVTYADAPTVLLIADDTRAGGAAERAVALAGARLLDRVRIADAAERLAMQPALDILMVELTGITADVADDVLGHVEAAMRERELRVIVAFGEDQIDLVAARLMGPGIKLLCAPGVGDRVAALATMPQGPATQINEPRRDEAEQLRMLNAEVARIAETLARLTRGEDDEPGSRIRPTLHEPARGYGMPPVIETGVTVSAAEVRGAIRARRLRANFFAADLFADPAWDMLLDLFAAELEHVRVSVSSLCIAAAVPGTTALRWIGTMIDAGLFERHADPFDRRRAYVSLSEKAREGMLRYFAAIRRAGLASA; translated from the coding sequence ATGAGCGAGAGCGATGCGCCTGATGTGACCTATGCCGACGCACCCACCGTCCTGCTGATCGCCGACGACACCCGTGCGGGCGGCGCGGCGGAGCGGGCGGTCGCCCTTGCCGGCGCCCGGCTGCTCGACCGTGTCCGCATTGCCGACGCGGCAGAGCGGCTGGCGATGCAACCCGCGCTCGATATCCTGATGGTCGAGTTGACCGGGATCACAGCCGATGTTGCCGACGATGTGCTCGGCCACGTCGAGGCGGCGATGCGTGAGCGCGAGCTGCGCGTGATCGTCGCGTTCGGTGAGGATCAGATCGATCTCGTCGCCGCCCGACTGATGGGACCGGGCATCAAGCTGCTGTGCGCCCCCGGCGTCGGCGATCGCGTCGCCGCGCTCGCGACGATGCCGCAGGGCCCCGCTACGCAGATCAACGAGCCGCGCCGGGACGAGGCCGAGCAGCTCCGGATGCTCAACGCGGAGGTGGCACGGATCGCCGAGACGCTGGCGCGGCTGACGCGCGGCGAAGACGACGAGCCGGGCAGCCGTATCCGGCCGACCCTGCACGAGCCTGCGCGCGGCTACGGCATGCCGCCGGTGATCGAGACGGGCGTGACGGTGAGCGCCGCCGAGGTGCGCGGTGCGATCCGGGCGCGGCGGCTGCGCGCCAATTTCTTCGCCGCCGATCTGTTCGCCGATCCGGCCTGGGACATGCTGCTCGACCTGTTCGCGGCCGAGCTCGAGCATGTGCGCGTCTCCGTCTCGAGCCTGTGCATCGCCGCGGCGGTGCCGGGAACGACGGCGCTGCGCTGGATCGGAACGATGATCGACGCCGGGCTGTTCGAGCGCCACGCCGATCCGTTCGACCGGCGGCGCGCCTATGTCTCGCTGTCGGAGAAGGCGCGCGAGGGGATGCTGCGCTATTTCGCTGCGATCCGCCGCGCGGGCTTGGCGAGCGCCTGA
- a CDS encoding phage portal protein, which translates to MKLFGRKSGREGSRPALGRVSVGPAVGDWPRSYEAQVRDGYCLNPIAQRAVRIVSEGVGWAPVDASAPELAQLLAAPSGAQPLLETVAAQLLLHGNAYVQLLGDGQGGIGELFALRPERVAVEPAADGWPAAYRYRVGERVMRLMAEGPRPEVIHLKAFHPADDHYGLGCLGAAAGAIAIHNAATRWNKALLDNAARPSGALVYDPGDGAALSAEQFARLRQEMEEGFAGAANAGRPMLLEGGLRWQAMSLSPADMDFVGLKAAAAREIALAFGVPPMLVGLPGDAAYANYREANRALWRLTILPLAATILGGLAHGLRGWWPEAAMSVDLNRVPALAEDRERLWRSVAGADFLTDDEKRKVVGL; encoded by the coding sequence ATGAAATTGTTCGGACGCAAGTCCGGGCGCGAGGGGTCGCGTCCGGCGCTGGGGCGCGTGTCGGTAGGGCCGGCGGTCGGGGATTGGCCGCGGTCCTATGAGGCGCAGGTGCGGGACGGCTATTGCCTCAATCCGATCGCGCAGCGCGCCGTTCGGATCGTCAGCGAGGGGGTCGGCTGGGCGCCGGTCGACGCCTCCGCGCCCGAGCTTGCACAGCTGCTGGCTGCGCCTTCCGGGGCGCAGCCGCTGCTCGAGACGGTGGCGGCGCAGCTGCTGCTGCACGGCAATGCCTATGTGCAGCTGCTCGGCGACGGCCAGGGCGGGATCGGCGAGCTGTTCGCGCTCAGGCCCGAGCGGGTGGCGGTCGAGCCGGCGGCGGACGGGTGGCCGGCGGCCTATCGCTACCGCGTCGGCGAGCGCGTCATGCGGCTGATGGCCGAGGGGCCGCGGCCGGAGGTGATCCATCTGAAGGCCTTTCATCCGGCCGACGACCATTACGGGCTCGGCTGCCTGGGGGCGGCGGCGGGCGCGATCGCGATCCACAATGCGGCGACGCGCTGGAATAAGGCGCTGCTCGACAATGCGGCGCGGCCGTCCGGCGCGCTGGTCTATGATCCCGGCGACGGGGCGGCGCTGTCGGCGGAGCAGTTCGCGCGGCTCAGGCAGGAGATGGAGGAGGGGTTCGCCGGCGCCGCCAATGCCGGGCGGCCGATGCTGCTCGAGGGCGGGCTCAGGTGGCAGGCGATGAGCCTGTCGCCGGCCGACATGGACTTCGTCGGGCTGAAGGCGGCGGCGGCGCGGGAGATCGCGCTGGCGTTCGGCGTGCCGCCGATGCTGGTCGGGCTGCCGGGCGACGCCGCCTATGCCAATTACCGGGAGGCCAATCGGGCATTGTGGCGGCTCACCATCCTGCCGCTCGCCGCGACGATCCTCGGCGGGCTGGCGCATGGATTGCGGGGGTGGTGGCCGGAGGCGGCGATGAGCGTCGATCTCAATCGGGTGCCGGCGCTGGCGGAGGACCGCGAGCGGCTGTGGCGATCGGTGGCGGGGGCAGATTTCCTGACGGACGACGAGAAGCGGAAGGTGGTGGGATTATGA
- a CDS encoding DUF2339 domain-containing protein — MHRRIARLEAEVERLHDRLIALDPGMSVRPAEREVASSARPAAERRAPATVVAGQRSETPASPPEPVPPPYESPLTALPRFNLEDAIGGRLPIWIGGAALVLAGFFLVRYSMETGLLGPAVRTILAALFSLLLVAASEVARRLPLTRDDPRVGQVLAGAGVASAYGTLYIAAAQYHLVGALAGFAIMVAITALALFLALRHGPPTAVMALVGGFAAPLVAGFEATGVGPLLVYLALLVTALFGLAIRRGWSWLAIAAVAAGFGWANLTTLLLDGRDAGAVAGFVVALAIGATLALPRTGARSPWLLLAPLVAGLVQLVVLAPVLRFDALSWSFDLILAAAALILAWRDPRMRAGALAAALLLLFLIGAGLLAPETRVTPIAAVAATLLFAGAGGALSRTAREWAGVAVIGLAGPVLVAHGLAPTLLAPSAWSAIELALAAAALVLAWRHRDRAGSSDAGLVGGTAAAALLAGIALATWVPPLWASLPVAAITVGLAFWARRWPDPALARLPTLALVALVLLAMQPLIGMAGLIGESLIGNHTPYTHLPPLADLLLRVGVPGLAVAGLLVLDRTAFASGRPGAGAVAVLFIAAALYALAKQPLAIATPERFITWGFTERAIITLAFLAAGWLAWRLRRDVLGNLLAGIALLRILWFDLLILDPLHTPQLVGPAPVANAAVLLPAIAAALLVRRMGVWRIACLALTALAVAAAVRQLAHGSLLTGPAGSGENWGYSAAFLLLAIAWLWRGIATRSHTLRSFGLGLLTLVVLKVFLLDIASSGGLLRIVSLLGLGIALIGIGWAYRRVFPSTVAEDPQPSP; from the coding sequence TTGCATCGGCGGATCGCCCGCCTCGAAGCGGAGGTCGAGCGGCTCCACGACCGGCTGATCGCGCTCGATCCCGGCATGTCCGTCCGCCCGGCCGAACGCGAGGTCGCTTCGTCCGCACGGCCGGCGGCGGAACGCCGCGCTCCGGCCACGGTCGTCGCGGGACAACGCAGCGAAACACCGGCATCACCACCCGAACCTGTTCCGCCGCCGTACGAAAGCCCGCTCACTGCCCTGCCGCGTTTCAATCTGGAGGACGCGATCGGCGGACGCCTCCCGATCTGGATCGGCGGCGCCGCTCTGGTCCTCGCCGGCTTCTTTCTGGTGCGCTATTCCATGGAAACCGGCCTTCTCGGCCCGGCCGTCCGCACGATTCTCGCGGCGCTGTTCTCGCTGCTGCTGGTCGCTGCCAGCGAAGTCGCGCGCCGTCTGCCGCTCACGCGGGACGATCCGCGCGTGGGACAGGTGCTGGCGGGTGCGGGTGTCGCCAGCGCCTATGGCACGCTCTACATCGCCGCCGCGCAATATCATCTGGTCGGCGCGCTCGCCGGGTTCGCGATCATGGTCGCGATCACCGCGCTGGCGCTGTTCCTGGCGCTGCGTCACGGCCCGCCGACCGCGGTGATGGCGCTGGTCGGCGGATTCGCCGCGCCGCTCGTCGCCGGCTTCGAAGCAACGGGCGTCGGGCCTTTGCTGGTCTATCTTGCGCTGCTCGTGACGGCGCTGTTCGGCCTCGCGATCCGGCGCGGGTGGAGCTGGCTCGCGATCGCCGCCGTCGCCGCGGGGTTCGGCTGGGCGAACCTGACTACGCTGCTGCTTGACGGCCGCGACGCCGGTGCGGTCGCGGGCTTCGTCGTCGCGCTGGCGATCGGCGCGACGCTGGCGCTGCCGCGCACGGGTGCACGCAGTCCCTGGCTGCTGCTCGCGCCGCTGGTTGCCGGGCTGGTCCAGCTCGTCGTGCTCGCACCGGTCCTGCGCTTCGATGCGCTGTCGTGGAGCTTCGACCTGATCCTCGCTGCCGCCGCGCTGATCCTGGCATGGCGCGACCCCCGGATGCGTGCGGGAGCGCTCGCCGCCGCGCTGCTCCTCCTGTTTCTGATCGGTGCCGGCCTGCTTGCACCCGAAACGCGCGTAACGCCGATCGCAGCCGTGGCGGCGACGCTGCTGTTCGCCGGTGCCGGCGGCGCGCTGTCCCGCACCGCGCGCGAATGGGCCGGCGTCGCCGTCATCGGCCTCGCCGGACCGGTGCTTGTCGCCCATGGTCTCGCTCCAACCCTGCTCGCACCGTCCGCCTGGAGCGCGATCGAGCTGGCCCTCGCCGCCGCCGCCCTCGTGCTTGCCTGGCGCCACCGCGATCGCGCGGGCAGCAGCGATGCCGGGCTGGTCGGCGGCACCGCCGCTGCCGCGCTGCTCGCCGGCATCGCGCTCGCCACCTGGGTCCCCCCGCTCTGGGCGAGCCTGCCCGTTGCCGCCATCACGGTCGGCCTCGCCTTCTGGGCAAGGCGCTGGCCTGATCCGGCTCTCGCACGGCTCCCGACGCTCGCCCTGGTTGCGCTGGTGCTGCTCGCGATGCAGCCGCTCATCGGCATGGCGGGCCTCATCGGCGAATCGCTGATCGGCAACCACACGCCTTACACGCACCTCCCGCCGCTCGCCGACCTGCTGCTGCGCGTCGGCGTGCCCGGTCTCGCCGTCGCCGGTCTCCTCGTCCTCGACCGCACCGCCTTCGCGAGCGGCCGCCCGGGTGCCGGTGCCGTCGCCGTCCTGTTCATCGCGGCGGCGCTCTACGCGCTCGCCAAGCAACCGCTGGCGATCGCCACGCCTGAGCGCTTCATCACCTGGGGATTCACCGAGCGCGCCATCATCACGCTCGCTTTCCTCGCCGCCGGCTGGCTCGCCTGGCGGTTGCGGCGCGATGTCCTCGGCAACCTGCTCGCCGGTATCGCCCTGCTGCGCATCCTCTGGTTCGACCTGCTGATCCTCGACCCGCTCCACACGCCCCAGCTCGTCGGTCCTGCGCCGGTCGCCAATGCGGCGGTGCTGCTCCCGGCGATCGCGGCGGCGCTGCTCGTCCGGCGCATGGGCGTCTGGCGCATCGCCTGCCTCGCGCTCACCGCGCTCGCCGTCGCCGCCGCCGTCCGCCAGCTCGCCCATGGCAGCCTGCTCACCGGCCCGGCCGGCAGCGGCGAGAACTGGGGCTATTCGGCCGCCTTCCTGCTGCTCGCGATCGCATGGCTCTGGCGCGGCATCGCGACGCGGTCGCATACACTGAGGAGCTTCGGGCTCGGCCTGCTCACGCTGGTGGTGCTCAAGGTATTCCTGCTCGACATCGCCTCGTCGGGCGGGCTGCTGCGCATCGTCTCGCTGCTCGGGCTGGGGATCGCGCTGATCGGGATCGGCTGGGCCTATCGCCGCGTCTTCCCCAGCACCGTGGCGGAGGACCCTCAGCCCAGCCCGTAA
- a CDS encoding DUF6456 domain-containing protein, with amino-acid sequence MRELVERVFEDGRVTERPSGRGGRSVTVNLAESPLSWLRSRGHVDVRQYEAGERLRADYETAELGPRVTMRWDAAPAGRGRRSAPDALDPTLAGIAAKRRFDAAMQAVGAGLGDVLWRVVCAGEGLTMAEKALGWPSRSGKLVLGLALDRLADHYGLG; translated from the coding sequence ATGCGGGAGCTGGTCGAGCGGGTTTTCGAGGACGGGCGGGTAACGGAGCGGCCGTCCGGCCGCGGAGGGCGGAGCGTGACGGTGAACCTGGCCGAATCGCCGCTGAGCTGGCTGCGCTCCCGCGGGCATGTCGACGTACGGCAGTATGAGGCGGGGGAGCGGCTGCGTGCGGACTATGAGACGGCGGAGCTGGGCCCGCGCGTCACCATGCGCTGGGACGCGGCGCCGGCCGGCCGCGGGCGGCGATCGGCGCCGGACGCGCTCGATCCGACGCTGGCCGGGATCGCGGCGAAGCGGCGGTTCGATGCGGCGATGCAGGCGGTCGGCGCCGGGCTCGGCGACGTGCTGTGGCGCGTGGTGTGCGCGGGCGAAGGGCTGACGATGGCGGAGAAGGCGCTCGGCTGGCCGAGTCGGTCGGGCAAGCTGGTGCTCGGCTTGGCGCTCGACCGGCTGGCGGACCATTACGGGCTGGGCTGA